A DNA window from Hydractinia symbiolongicarpus strain clone_291-10 chromosome 6, HSymV2.1, whole genome shotgun sequence contains the following coding sequences:
- the LOC130647075 gene encoding uncharacterized protein LOC130647075 isoform X2 yields METYGGGWTRIGKAVQDGSLPDKSFIGSEISGGIASLRKTNQFLLTPSGFKELRDIISFTQLRVYCHKPSHGRTIHIVTVNNYRGYDVLDYLSGLTDTQPASCGSYIRVNNDKSILASTCGMWGETGLWGSLDSDQLIRLYDHFFYISYKAHINLKGGGRLECDDFYGYPGFSTTGVWQFFVR; encoded by the exons AG GAGGTTGGACAAGAATTGGTAAAGCAGTACAAGACGGTTCATTACCTGACAAGTCTTTCATCGGAAGTGAAATATCTGGCGGTATCGCATCTCTTAGAAAAACAAATCAGTTTCTCTTAACTCCTTCTGGTTTTAAAGAACTCAGAGACATCATTAGTTTCACCCAACTCCGCGTGTACTGTCACAAACCTAGTCACGGCAGAACCATCCACATTGTAACAGTAAACAATTACAGGGGATACGACGTGCTGGATTACTTAAGTGGATTAACCGATACTCAACCGGCTTCATGTGGCTCTTACATCCGTGTTAATAACGACAAATCTATTCTTGCATCTACGTGTGGAATGTGGGGAGAAACAGGTCTTTGGGGTAGTTTGGATTCAGATCAACTTATTCGATTGTATGATCATTTCTTCTATATTTCATATAAGGCTCACATAAATTTAAAAGGTGGTGGACGGCTTGAATGTGACGATTTTTATGGTTATCCAGGATTCTCCACAACTGGGGTGTGGCAGTTTTTTGTAAGATGA
- the LOC130647075 gene encoding uncharacterized protein LOC130647075 isoform X1 encodes MRFYFKDKDLPFPYRNILLKLHFSRLYYKKHLTKVFTYCLLGGWTRIGKAVQDGSLPDKSFIGSEISGGIASLRKTNQFLLTPSGFKELRDIISFTQLRVYCHKPSHGRTIHIVTVNNYRGYDVLDYLSGLTDTQPASCGSYIRVNNDKSILASTCGMWGETGLWGSLDSDQLIRLYDHFFYISYKAHINLKGGGRLECDDFYGYPGFSTTGVWQFFVR; translated from the coding sequence ATgcgattttattttaaagataaGGATCTGCCTTTCCCCTATcgcaatattttattaaaattacatttctCTCGCTTGTATTATAAAAAACACCTTACGAAGGTTTTCACGTATTGTTTATTAGGAGGTTGGACAAGAATTGGTAAAGCAGTACAAGACGGTTCATTACCTGACAAGTCTTTCATCGGAAGTGAAATATCTGGCGGTATCGCATCTCTTAGAAAAACAAATCAGTTTCTCTTAACTCCTTCTGGTTTTAAAGAACTCAGAGACATCATTAGTTTCACCCAACTCCGCGTGTACTGTCACAAACCTAGTCACGGCAGAACCATCCACATTGTAACAGTAAACAATTACAGGGGATACGACGTGCTGGATTACTTAAGTGGATTAACCGATACTCAACCGGCTTCATGTGGCTCTTACATCCGTGTTAATAACGACAAATCTATTCTTGCATCTACGTGTGGAATGTGGGGAGAAACAGGTCTTTGGGGTAGTTTGGATTCAGATCAACTTATTCGATTGTATGATCATTTCTTCTATATTTCATATAAGGCTCACATAAATTTAAAAGGTGGTGGACGGCTTGAATGTGACGATTTTTATGGTTATCCAGGATTCTCCACAACTGGGGTGTGGCAGTTTTTTGTAAGATGA